AAAATAAATACACGAAAAATGGAAGAATAGAGCGAATAAATCACAGATTAATACAGATATGAAACAAATGAAAGTtcacaaaaaagtaatattaaaCCGTATGGTTATTTTGACGTTCTACAACCACTTTTCAATGGTTGTGGTTTGCAAAGCAAGAAAACCCTCTTTCCAAACCACAACCATTTCGACATTTTCGTTTGTTTTTCTATTGCCATATTACTGGAACCAGATGATTAATATCTGTGTAATCTGTGgaataaatttaagaatttaatatataattctGCCAATAGAATTAAATTTGTCGCTCTTCTATTCCCATCTAGCTGTAATTTATGTTGTACACCTTGAACTAAACTTACTATGCTCGATTTCCAAACCATACAGCTTAATTTTATTGGCCTCATGTTGAGCCTTCTTTTTCAAACGGCAGGCCCGCGAAGCCAGTTTATTTTTCTCTTTGCGTGACTTGGGTCTCACATTGAAGGGCAGTTCGGACACGGGAGTCATATCGTTAATGGTGCGACTTAAACGATCTAGTTCTTTGCCTATATTGTGTAATTTACGAGGATTAGGAGTCAAGTCATTGCCATCACCTTTGCGTGCTTTGCCACTATGCTGTAATGAGAAATTAACATTGAAAAAGCAAAACATATTAGTAAAATTCTTTTGttctgattttaataatttaaatcacCTTATACACCTTTATGCCTCTAACAGAACAATTAGGACTAAATACCGGATCGGTGACCTCATTCAAAATATGAGGATCTTCCAATTTCGACTGGAACACCAAACGTTTGCCTTTGGGTCCTTTGGCCTGTACATTGTACTGCCAAAAGAATCTCTCTTTACCTTTTGATGAGGACAATTGGTTACTACTCGTGGAATTCGAACGGCCATGTAGGGTGGAACTATCATCTTCATTATCGGAACCATTGTCCGAGGAGCAGTCGTCATAGTGATCACTATTGTAATCGGTTGAAATGTCATCGTCATCATCTTGCGAGTAGTCATGGCCATCGGGTGACAAAACACTGGCGGTACTCAGGGATGAGAATGACTCGGCTTCGGCCAAGGAACTGGTAGAAAGTAAATGCTGTCTTGGTTCTCTACGCATCCAAATGTCGGCGGGTCCTAAATGTGTGGGCGCCGACGAGGATAATCTGGATATTGTGTTGCCTTGTTCATTGGCCTGATAGAATTGCTTGCGAGCACTATTCACGCTTATCACAGGAGCATTCGAGGATGCTGAACTAATGTTGGCACCATTTGTACTACCAAAACCACTGCTGCCACTGCTGGGACTCAAAGCATTGGTGGTCATTAGGAGACCATGGTTAGCGGGTACCGAGTGGCCCAACAGTGCAGACGAATTGTTGCGATCGGGTGATATGGAGAAACCTTTTTTCAGCAGCTCTTGCATGTTGCGTGACTTAACCTGACTCTGTTGGTATTGTGAACGATTGGCATGAGGTGGTGGTGGCGTTATGGAATTCATTTGTAAAGGTGAATGAGAAGGCTGGAAAAGGAAAAacgaaattcataaaatttgtttcaaaatatggaaatttaaaaaaaacttactagACTACCGGGTGAAAAGTTGctattgtgttgttgttgttgttgttgttgctgtaattGATGTTTATTTGGTGTACTGTGATAAATTTCATATGGACTAGAGGAACTTTgatgattttgttgttgttgctgctgctgctgttggatTTGCATTGCATTTGTTTGGTTGGAGTTGCCGTTGCCATTACCTCCTTCACCGCCCGCATTagagttctgcatcgattgTAATTGCGAGAATTGTTGTAGCTGTTGATGTTGTtcctgttgctgttgttgcaagagttccATGGGTGGTCCCATACCCGGCGAAGGCGTACTAGATTGTGCGGCTGCATGCAAAGACGGTGATAATAAATGAAACGAGTGACCACCATCATCATGAGAACCCGACGACGGTAAAAAGTCCTCCAAGTTGCCTATATCTTCTAAATTGCCTATATCACCTTCAAAATCCCCAAAAGCCGTATTATTTACATCCGTCTTATCCAGCGGAAAGATATAATTCTCGTCTATGGAAAAGGGTTCGTGTTTGGTGGAAATAGCACTGCCTATATCGCTCCACATGGAATTGGTGGCCAGATTTGAGTCGTACATCAGAGATGAGGAATCATCTGCATTGGCGGTGGAATTGAGAAAGGTAACCACCCCAGTTATATCAGTAGAAGTGGACATATTTAGATTATTGGAGTTACCACTGCCACTACTGCCGCTGCCAGCGCCATTACTACCCACTGAACCGTTGTTATTACTAAGAGGCGATGAAGGATCTTGATTGTAGAAGGGTGATGTTAGGGAGGCGCTAGAATTCTGTCCGGAATTAAGACTCTGTGAGGCGGCAGCAGCACTTAAGCTGACATCTTGCAGCAGTGAAGGCGACAAAGAAGCATCTAGAACATCCAAAGCATAATCGGAATAATCAGACAACAAACCATTATGTTGCTGctgattttgttgctgttgctgctgttgttgttgctgctgctgcataTTGGCTGAAGAAGACATCATGCTATTCATATGTTGCTGGTGCTGTTGCTGCTGAAGATTCTGTTGCTGATGATGCAATAAATGACTAAGAAATGGACTGCTGGTGGGATGATGGTGTGCCTCGTCTTGATAGGGATTATGACTTTGATTTGGATTATTACTACGTGGTATACTGATGGCATTCGTTAGCATAACATTACTACCGCTATTACCACCACTGCCACTActactgctgctgttgttgttgttggttggtgtGAATAGAGAATTTGTGCCAATACCTCCGCCGTTGCTTGTGTTCGTAAAAGTGGCTGCAAATAATGCTGTGGCCGATCCTACGCTGCTTGTTAAACCCAACGAATACAAATCGTATTTCAGTGGATTACTGCTATTGGAAGAGGTGTCGAATAATTCTGTCGACATGggaaataattgattttctgtcattgtattttaaaatttaaagagtttattgcaaaactctttattttta
The nucleotide sequence above comes from Calliphora vicina chromosome 1, idCalVici1.1, whole genome shotgun sequence. Encoded proteins:
- the REPTOR gene encoding protein CREBRF homolog; the protein is MTENQLFPMSTELFDTSSNSSNPLKYDLYSLGLTSSVGSATALFAATFTNTSNGGGIGTNSLFTPTNNNNSSSSSGSGGNSGSNVMLTNAISIPRSNNPNQSHNPYQDEAHHHPTSSPFLSHLLHHQQQNLQQQQHQQHMNSMMSSSANMQQQQQQQQQQQQNQQQHNGLLSDYSDYALDVLDASLSPSLLQDVSLSAAAASQSLNSGQNSSASLTSPFYNQDPSSPLSNNNGSVGSNGAGSGSSGSGNSNNLNMSTSTDITGVVTFLNSTANADDSSSLMYDSNLATNSMWSDIGSAISTKHEPFSIDENYIFPLDKTDVNNTAFGDFEGDIGNLEDIGNLEDFLPSSGSHDDGGHSFHLLSPSLHAAAQSSTPSPGMGPPMELLQQQQQEQHQQLQQFSQLQSMQNSNAGGEGGNGNGNSNQTNAMQIQQQQQQQQQNHQSSSSPYEIYHSTPNKHQLQQQQQQQQHNSNFSPGSLPSHSPLQMNSITPPPPHANRSQYQQSQVKSRNMQELLKKGFSISPDRNNSSALLGHSVPANHGLLMTTNALSPSSGSSGFGSTNGANISSASSNAPVISVNSARKQFYQANEQGNTISRLSSSAPTHLGPADIWMRREPRQHLLSTSSLAEAESFSSLSTASVLSPDGHDYSQDDDDDISTDYNSDHYDDCSSDNGSDNEDDSSTLHGRSNSTSSNQLSSSKGKERFFWQYNVQAKGPKGKRLVFQSKLEDPHILNEVTDPVFSPNCSVRGIKVYKHSGKARKGDGNDLTPNPRKLHNIGKELDRLSRTINDMTPVSELPFNVRPKSRKEKNKLASRACRLKKKAQHEANKIKLYGLEIEHKRLINAISDIKQNLALKYRKQNVGENAEDVEQQIERIYKHAIGGLAIAGGSTDFVNKVLENVKNGQPTGGLEELRNT